A region of the Oncorhynchus gorbuscha isolate QuinsamMale2020 ecotype Even-year unplaced genomic scaffold, OgorEven_v1.0 Un_scaffold_1363, whole genome shotgun sequence genome:
ATGAACCTGACTAGTACATGAACCTGACTAGTACATGAACCTGACTAGTACATGAACCAGACTAGTACATGAACCAGACTAGTACATGAACCTGACTAGTAcatgaacctgactagaacctgacgagtacatgaacctgactagtacatgaacctgactagtacatgaacctgactagtacatgaacctgactagtacatgaacctgactagtacatgaatctgactagaacctgacgagtatatgaacctgactagtacatgaatctgactagaacctgactagtataGGATCCTGACTAGTATATCAACTTGACTAGTGtatgaacctgactagaacctgtACCAGACTAGTATGTGAACCAAACTAGGTAATGAACCAGACTAGAACCTGACTAGTTCATGAACCTGACTAGTACACAAACCTGACaggtatatgaacctgactagtacatgaacctgactagtacatgaacctgactagtatacAAACCTGACTGGTACACAAACCTGACaggtatatgaacctgactagtacatgaacctgactagtacatgaacctgactagtatacAAACCTGACTGGTACACAAACCTGACTGGTACACGAACCTGACTAGTACATGAACCTGACTAGTACATGAACCTGACTAGTACATGAACCTGACTAGTACATGAACCTGACTAGTACATGAACCTGACTAGTACATGAACCTGACTAGTACATGAACCTGACTAGTACATGAACCAGACTAGATCCTGACTAGTATACAGACCTGACTAGTATACAGACATGACTAGTATATGATCCTGACTAGAAGCTGATTAGTATACGAACCTGACtaagtatatgaacctgactagtatatgaacctgactagtatattAACCTGACTAGTATATTAACCTGACTAGTATACGAACCTGACTAGTATACGAACCTGACTAGTATACGAACCTGACTAAGTATATGAACATGACTAGTATATTAACCTGACTAGTATATtaacctgactagaacctgaataagtatatgaacctgactagaacctgaataagtatatgaacctgactagaacctgaaTAAGTATAcgaacctgactagtatatgaacctgactaagtatatgaacctgactaagTATACGAACCTGACtaagtatatgaacctgactagtatatgaacctgactagtatacGAACCTGACTAGTATAGGAACCTGACTAAGTATATGAACATGACTAGTATATTAACCTGACTAGTATATtaacctgactagaacctgaataagtatatgaacctgactagaacctgaataagtatatgaacctgactagaacctgaaTAAGTATAcgaacctgactagtatatgaacctgactaagTATACGAACCTGACtaagtatatgaacctgactagtatatgaacctgactaagtatatgaacctgactaagtatatgaacctgactaagtatatgaacctgactaagTATACGAACCTGACcaagtatatgaacctgactagaacctgactaagtatatgaacctgactaagTATACGAACCTGACtaagtatatgaacctgactaagtatatgaacctgactaagtatatgaacctgactagaacctgaataagtatatgaacctgactaagtatatgaacctgactagaacctgaaTAAGTATACGAACCTGACtaagtatatgaacctgactagaacctgaataagtatatgaacctgactaagtatatgaacctgactagaacctgaataagtatatgaacctgactagaacctaAATAGTATATATGACTAGTATATAGATAACCTACATTAgcaaaatacaaacacacacagacagagagagatgataccaATGATTTGAGCAGTCAGTGTATCAAAACAACAGTACCTGATGGAGTCGTTCCTAACCCTCAGGCAGCCTGTCAGGTCCAGCTGTTCCAGCTCCCTGCAGTTCTTGGCCACTTCCTCCACAGACACGTCTGTAATGTTGGCGTTGACCGCCACAGACAGCGACCTCATCTTCAGACATTTCTTGGATAAATAGCAGATGGCCTCGTCTTTGAGCTGGCGGCAGGCAGTCAGGTCGATGGACCTCAGGCCTCCACAGTGGTCAGCCAGGCTGCGTATGGACAGGCTGTCCACCCACTCACAGTGGGCCAGGCCCAGGTACTGCAGGTGTGTGCAGCTCAACGACACCGCTACTAAGGAGTGACGGGTCAGCCGGTCACACCCCCTCATGTCTACTCTCAGCAGGTGCTGGTTCTGGCCAATCACAGGCAGCAGCTCCGTGTCTGTCACCCAATCGGAGCAGTTCTGGACGGACAAGTTCTGTAGGACTTTGTTGTCCCTTAGTATGTTGCAGAATGCCTCCTTGGGAAGGCTAGGCCCTATCTGTGAACATTACAGGAATGTGATCTTAGTGTATGAGCATTTAAGTACAAGAAACTGTAAGGAAATCCTgaaataagtcgctctggataagagcgtctgctaaatgatttaaatgtaatgtaaatgtaataaatatcATGTGTGGCCTACCTGTGTGGGGTCAAAGGTGCGACAGTTGGCCAGGTACACCTGGATGAGGGCATAGAACTGCTTGCTCACTCTCTGTAGCCGCACCAGCTGGCGTATTGGCAGGTAGCAGAAGATGTGtgttaccaacacatcctcccaGGGCAAATCCAAGAGGTGACATCTGCCAACAGACATTTCAAACTTGATGAACAAGTTAATGGACAAATTTAGCACAGTCACACATCAAAGTCTGCCTCGCGTTCGAACTAGCTCTACAAAGATTGGTGGCTAGATATGTAACTAGCTAGATCAAGCGTAAAGCATGTGATGATTCTGCAGGACATGCATTCTCCAACTGCCGTAGCAAGCTACAGTAGTAAGAATAGGTAACTAACGGTGAGCTAGTTCTGCTGACACGTTTTTATCGTAACGTTAAAACAAAAATACATATGTGCTTACAAAATACATACTTGCAACACTCTGTTTCCGCATCCATTTTGAATCCGCAGAAATATGCCAGATAGCTAACAAACTGTCGTTGTACATGTAGCTATCTTGTGAGCCTTGGTTGAAGCTTTCTGTATCAGCGACAGCTTTTTTGGCTGTATTCACAAACTTCCGGGTTCGGACACTGGGTACGTTCCAGAATGCAAAGTCAACCTCTCTGCGCAGGAATAGGGAATCTATATCTCAGTAAATGTGCTTGTTTTGGGAGAAATAAAGCTGAGAAAAATAATACATTGGAGTAGTTATTGATGGTCTTTGACAAGTATGTGCGATGTTTTGGTTAAACAAAATATACGACCGAGCGTTAGGATCCAAGTGACATTCGACTCCTGTGGATTTTACCGATACGCACCCCCGGTCAATGTCTGTTACACGAGAGGAATAATATCTTCACTGTAACCGCTCCAAATAAGGAAAAGCATTGCTTTGCTTTTGTCATATTGGCAATCGTAGGAATGACTTTATCAGTTCTTTATCAGAAGGAATTATTTTTATTATCCAATGGTTGCTCACAATGTGAAGAGCTTTGATTCATGTCAGTAAATGAAAAGTGTTCTACAAATGCAATGTATTATGTATAGCAAACAAAAGGTATAGGCCAATCTTTGACGCAGCAATAACCAATAGGCTCAATTAATTAAATATTAAATTCCATCTAAGCTTTGGTTATGTTGATCATACTTAATTCTCTACCatgtataaaataataaataatatgacGATATAGTACTTTATTTTTATTGTAAAATAGATCATATGTCCTATAGTGACCCCAGGAACAGCACCAATATTAGTTTACTATGGTTCTACAGTATTTCCAATATATGCATCGATTTTTGTTTTAACATCCCTGTCAAGTGAATAATGagagataaccaatgactaactgTCACTAACATGATCTGCATACCCATGCAAACTGCTGAACAAATAACCATCCTGTCAATTCATCTCTTAGCATGCAGCGACACAATGGAGTCAACCATGCTGAACAATTGCTGAGCCTATAGTTATGGTTCTCTGAATGAGGAGGACCAACCGGGTGGCTTAGTGAATACCCACCGCTGACTGCTCTGCTCTGGATATAGGCTTCAAGCTAAAGAACAAGTATAACCTCTAATGGCGTGCTTTAAATCAATCTATGATTTCAGCGCTGAGACCTTGAACGGTCAGAGCGTTCCTCTCAGTATCTACAGGGGCAAGGTGCTCCTCATTGTCAACCTGGCCACCTTCTGAGGGTCAACGATAGAGGAGGTAGGCTAACGAGGATTTATGGTGCTAGCCTATACAGGCTAACAGCCTAATGCTGGCATAGGCCAAACTTTTGATTGTGTTGTAGTATCAGAGATATTCTAGAGTCAGCCCAAGGGGAATGTTGAGGTGGTGTTCTAATTGTGTCTGTCATCTAACAGTACCACAGAATGAATGCACTCATGGAAATGTTTGGTGACCTCAACTTCACTGTCCTGGGATTCCCCTGCAATCAGTTTGGTCTTCAGGCACCTGGTAAGAGAGTCCTTTTGAAATAACAATAAAGATTTTTGATCTGTTGTAACTTACAGGCCTACTTTGTCTCTAGGAGTAATGCTGTGTATCAAAATGCTAATgtgtgggctcccgagtgggcgcagcggtctaaagcactgcatctttactacagaccctggttcaattccaggctgtatcacaaccagttgTGATTGGGTGGCGAACAATTAGCCCAttgtcgtcctggttaggggtaggccgtcattgtaaataagaatctgttcttaaatgacttgccaagttaaatagtATGCTTGTTTGTCATGTGTGATGACGAGACCAGTCTGTTTTTATAAATGCCTCTGTTTCAGAACTAATAAACTCACTGGTCTGTTgcatttgttgttgtttcttcCTTCAGAGGTAAATCATGAAACCCTCAACCTTCTCAAGTATGTAAGGCCAGGTGGGGGTTTGTCCCCAAGTTCCCTGTGTTTGGCAAGATCGAGGTCAATGGGTTGAATGAAGAACCTCTTTTCGCCTATCTCAAGGTAGTATATTTGACATGTCCTCTTTTCGCCTATCTCAAGGTAGTATATTTGACATGTCCTCTTTTCGCCTATCTCAAGGTAGTATATTTGACATGTCCTCTTTTTTTCGCCTATCTCAAGGTAGTATATTTGACATGTCCTCTTTTCGCCTATCTCAAGGTAGTATATTTGACATGTCCTCTTTTCGCCTATCTCAAGGTAGTATATTTGACATGTCCTCTTTTCACCTATCTCAAGGTAGTATATTTGACATGTCCTCTTTTCGCCTATCTCAAGGTAGTATATTTGACATGTCCTCTTTTCGCCTATCTCAAGGTAGTATATTTGACATGTCCTCTTTTCGCCTATCTCAAGGTAGTATATTTGACATGTCCTCTTTTCACCTATCTCAAGGTAGTATATTTGACATGTCCTTATGCACTATTATGTACTGCACTCTGGGGGCAAGTTGAATACCTTATGGACATTAGACCTCACTAACAGCATGTGTTAATGTCTTGTACAACAGGAGTCTCTGCCCTATGTGAACCCTGTCATAGGAGATATAAAGAGGTTCTACTGGTCACCCATCAAAGTCAACGACATTCGCTGGAACTTTGAGAAGTTTCTAATCGATTCTGATGGGGAGCCTTTCAGGCGGTAAgttaaggtagcctagtggttagagtgtagggacggcaggtagcctagtggttagagtgtaggggcggcagggtagcctagtggttagagtgtaggggcggcaggtagcctagtggttagagtgtagggacggcaggtagcctagtggttagagtgtaggggcggcaggtagcctagtggttagagtgtagggacggcaggtagcctagtggttagagtgtaggggcggcagggtagcctagtggttagagtgtaggggtggcaggtagcctagtggttagagtgtagggacggcaggtagcctagtggttagagtgtaggggcggcagggtagcctagtggttagagtgtagggacggcaggtagcctagtggttagagcgtttgactagtaaccggaaggttgcaagttcaaatccccgagctgacaaggtacaaatctgtcgttctgcccctgaacaggcagttaacccaccctgaacaggcagttaacccactgttcataggctgtcattgtaaataagaatttgttcttaactgacttgcctagttaattaaaggttaaactatatatatatataaacaaacaCATGAATGAAAGATGATTTGACAGTATATATAAAATGTATCAATCATTCATGCATTCATTCAATTAATTAATTAACAAATAAGATTTGAAAATACTTAATGTCCTATTCTCCTTTTCCCCAGTTATGAACTTCATGGCCCTACTGAGAAAGTGGAAAAAGACATTGCAGGCCTACTATAAATGGAGTCATCTGTTCCCTTTATGGCTGTCAAGAAAGTGGGTCCTTCATCAGCAGAGGCAGAGTGACGATCCCTCAGTAAATGCAGACTAAACGCAGCTGAGCTGGATCTGATGGGAAAGGGAGAAGGACTCTGAGTTTCAGTGCATTCACTCAGAATATCAGATCCCTCCAGCCCCTGTTGGTGACCAGAAGGCATATCACTATGGTCTCAATATAACTAACTACTCCCTTTTGTTATTGTTGCAAAACAGAGGAAGTCAATAAATCTTTTGGCTGAAATCTTAAAATGTGTTGTCCATTTAATTGTTTAACATTGTTAAAACAACATGTGTAGGCTACAGTAGGAGAAACCCAAGTCTCCAGCTGCATAGAAACTCAAGCCTACTTGTATGGAAGGATATACAATATACACAATTTAACTGAGCTGTGGATGTTTGAGAATAAAATACAATTCACTACTTGAATTGTTTTATGTTTGACATTTCTATACTTTTACATTTTTACGATCAAAGAGACTGCTATTCTGTAAAAAATACCCCCTTTCTTTAAGGTGGTAATGATGGTAGACAAGGAAGAAAAGTGGAATATGTTTTGAGTGAATATGGAATGGAGGATATCACAGAACCTTTGGAAAAGCTACAGAAGGAAATTGAACGTGACGAGAGTGAGGTTGAATTAACTGCGGTGGCAGGTGGTGTTGTGAGGGAGCTTAGCGTCATGTGTAAAAACAGGGACACGTCCTCCAGTAGCTCAGAGATGGAACCTGAGAGTGAGGTTGAATTAACTGTGGTGGCAGGTGGTGTGGTGAGGGAGCTTGGCGTCACGTGTAAAAACAGGGACACGTCCTCCAGTAGCTCAGAGATGGAACCTGAGAGTGAGGATGCAGTTTGGGGAGGACCGCTGAGTTTGAAAAAAGTTGAATCTGGTCCGGTAGGAGTGACATTTTTGGAGAAAGTGGACGCTTGCCTTTTGACGGATCCATTTGTATTTTCAGGGTGGGTGAGAAAGGATTAAAGAAACTAGTTGTGGACTTGTGATATTTTTGTGTGTCTCTTCTGATCAGAGGGAGCAGGCGCTCCGTGTCACGCAACTTGAGTCAACATTTGTTTCTTGCTTTGCTCTTAGGAACAGGAcaccattgaaaggagtgatttcTCGGGTAGCGTTACGTGTGAAGTTTAAGATTCCTGGTGTTTGTGACGCCCGCCGTGTAGGTATTCTGTGACTGGCTTCACCCTCCAGTACAGTAGATGGCGGTGTATGCACCTTCAAGTTCGATTCAATCCACCAACCaaatcccaaagaagaagaagcaaagaggcaaaaaaaaaaaaaaaaaaaaacattggattTCCCGAAGTTGTCACCGGACGCATGCGTATTTCACTGTTCAATGTCACCGCAACAATTGAACATGGCTGCCGTGGGTTTCAGAAATTGGGCTCGAGCTCTTTCCAAGGGGAAACAGCCAGGCTTCTCGGCGCTTTTCTCCCAAGTCAGAGCAGGTTGGTTCATGGATCTTTATCGATATCGTTGAACAAATGTAAAATGCCTGCATCACGTAGGAATGGAAGTGAGAACATGCCAGGCAAAGTGTCGCTAACCTTGAGCTAGTCTACAACAGAGCTGCATCTCGTTCAGGGGTTTACTAACGTTAGTAAAAGCTGCATTCAGTATTATGTAGCTAACTGTCTACGATCAAATATTAGGCTAGATCCCATACACGGTTCCCTGGCCAGCCAACTTTACTGCATTTGGATAACTTGTGCAagtagctatatatatatatatatatacataccagCAATTCCTAACGTTACTCTCAAACGGCTAGTTAGCTAACAATCACACTGGTTGATCATGGGGATAAATGGTACTATATTAACTTCTTTCTAAATGTTGTATAGCCTCTGGACCTTCCAAGGGCATGCTGCCAGGACCATACCCCCAAACGCCCGAGGAGAGAGCAGCTGCAGCGAAGAAGTACAACATGAGGGTGGAGGATTATGAACCAATCCCGGATAATGGCGAGGGGTAAGGAAGTGGGGTCCCGTGGATAAGGAAGGACACACATGCCATTGTTTTCCTGTCATCTATACACCACCCCATTACAGCAGGAGCTATGTTGCTTTGCCAGACAACTAGCAAATTGATTTGGTAATTCAACCTGTGGGTTGAACTCACTGAAATGATTGAGGCTCTGCATCCCAAACAGTATACAATTCCCTAcatagttttgaccagagccctatgggatgcACTATATATAAGGTATGAGAACAAACATTGGACAGCAATGGGAGTGTTAACGTTTCAGGATATGTGCATTACCTAAGGTTATTCACCTACACACTTGTTTCCCTGTTGTGTTTCTGTAGGTATGGAGACTACCCACAATTACCAGACAGATCACAGCATGAGAGAGACCCCTGGTATTCCTGGGACCATCCAGACCTGAGGAGGAACTGGGGGGAGCCGGTAAGATAGAGGATGAACTGGGGAGAGACTGTAAGATAGAGGACGAACTGGGGAGAGACTGTAAGATAGAGGACGAACTGGGGAGAGACTGTAAGATAGAGGACGAACTGGGGAGAGACTGTAAGATAGAGGACGAACTGGGGAGAGACTGTAAGACAGAGGACGAACTGGGGAGAGACTAAGACGGAGGACGAACTGGGGAGAGACTAAGACGGAGGACGAACTGGGGAGAGACTGTAAGA
Encoded here:
- the LOC124022380 gene encoding F-box/LRR-repeat protein 15; protein product: MDAETECCKCHLLDLPWEDVLVTHIFCYLPIRQLVRLQRVSKQFYALIQVYLANCRTFDPTQIGPSLPKEAFCNILRDNKVLQNLSVQNCSDWVTDTELLPVIGQNQHLLRVDMRGCDRLTRHSLVAVSLSCTHLQYLGLAHCEWVDSLSIRSLADHCGGLRSIDLTACRQLKDEAICYLSKKCLKMRSLSVAVNANITDVSVEEVAKNCRELEQLDLTGCLRVRNDSIRTVAEYCPKLQSLKVNHCHNVTESSLDTLRKRNVEIDVEPPLQRALVLLQDVVGFAPFINLQI
- the LOC124022379 gene encoding NADH dehydrogenase [ubiquinone] 1 beta subcomplex subunit 8, mitochondrial-like — encoded protein: MSPQQLNMAAVGFRNWARALSKGKQPGFSALFSQVRAASGPSKGMLPGPYPQTPEERAAAAKKYNMRVEDYEPIPDNGEGYGDYPQLPDRSQHERDPWYSWDHPDLRRNWGEPMHWDFDMFIRNRVDTSPSPVAWHTMCKHLFGFVGFMLLMFYLGEKFPSYQPVAPKQYPYSNLHLERGEDPKKQPEEVKHFNI